GGCCAATGCCCCACCACTCCGCATCAGATTGACGCAGGAGCCGCCAGAGCTGGACGGCCGCACTATCGGTGCCCAACGTTGAGGCGAAGTCCTCGGCCGATACCTTGGCAAGGTCAAGGTCAGACGGGATCTGTTCTAGCAACTCAGAAATCTTGTCCTTGTGGGTTTCCAGAATTCCAATGGCTGCCGGTGCGGGGACGTCAACGGACAAGAACGTGACGGCAATCAGGTCATCGGCTGTGATGGTGTTGACCACCTCAGATGCATCACCGCCACCCATCCATGATTCGAAGCGGGCACCAGTCTGCACTTCGCCACGCTTGTAGGTCTTGGTGTAGTACTCATTGACCAGCGCTGCGGCCTGCTCGACATGGGCGGAATCTAGGATCTTAGGTAGCTTCATGATCTCAATGAACCATAGGGGTCCGACATCGCAAGATTGTTACGACCCCGAAGGGCGACATTCCCCTAACGCTCTGCATGGTCGCCACCCCGTCTGCTCACAATGTCAGAGCCTGGCCCTAGGCTCGCATTCAATAGCCACATCGACGATTCGGGGAGTGCCACCATGGACAGCAGCAGCGCATCAGCAACGGTCGCGACACCCAGCCGAAAGCTACCGCTGCCCGGGCCTGGGCTCCTTCGCCTGCGGCCAGCCTTCGTGGAAGTTGGGGCCCGGCACGGCATCACTGCCGCGGTGAAGTTCCGTGGGGGCCGGTGCGTCTGGGTTGTTACGCGGACTCAGGGACCGGACGTTGTGGACATGCATATCGGTTCCACGTTGGTGCCGAGGATCAAAGACCATTGTGGCGGTCAGCTGGCAGAAATTCTGGCTGCCATCAAGTCGCTCCAATCAACTGTTGAGGTACCCGTCTATGCGGACACTCTTGCCGGTCTTCTAGAAGCGGCTGGTGTCACTGTCAGCCCTCTGTACGCGCCCGGGGCAGCTACTGCGGCCATTGAGAACGCGGTTCCCGAACACCTCGAATCTCTGCTCACCAATCTAGTCATCGCCACTGATGCGTCCAAGGGATCCCGCAGCTCGTGGCGAGGCCATGGCTGGGTCATGGACTTCGGCTTGGGCAGCCCTCTCATCTTGGGGCTGCGGGCCAGTCAA
The Arthrobacter alpinus genome window above contains:
- a CDS encoding DUF6308 family protein; this encodes MKLPKILDSAHVEQAAALVNEYYTKTYKRGEVQTGARFESWMGGGDASEVVNTITADDLIAVTFLSVDVPAPAAIGILETHKDKISELLEQIPSDLDLAKVSAEDFASTLGTDSAAVQLWRLLRQSDAEWWGIGQTRASKIMARKRPRLIPIYDSVVGPLMGLKNSNKQWSTWHELLTDGSGLPERLKEIQEKSAVAPDASALRIMDVVLWKHGKNLATSKSGAGHRD
- a CDS encoding RNase H family protein; the protein is MDSSSASATVATPSRKLPLPGPGLLRLRPAFVEVGARHGITAAVKFRGGRCVWVVTRTQGPDVVDMHIGSTLVPRIKDHCGGQLAEILAAIKSLQSTVEVPVYADTLAGLLEAAGVTVSPLYAPGAATAAIENAVPEHLESLLTNLVIATDASKGSRSSWRGHGWVMDFGLGSPLILGLRASQHGNILAAELHSIHLGLLAARSRFSGTLDGRCAVTVLSDNQTAVNVLANPSSLPSGLNAACRAEVAGIRALTQKSLVAFQWVKGHGSNDLNNTADRLAVLARRAKEAELTSSQRNVLLCSIQESVLGLAGQGSLALAA